One Primulina huaijiensis isolate GDHJ02 unplaced genomic scaffold, ASM1229523v2 scaffold37775, whole genome shotgun sequence genomic window carries:
- the LOC140968823 gene encoding cytoplasmic tRNA 2-thiolation protein 1 isoform X1: MAAEVTLETKPKGGRFCSICTTRRAALKRPKTLEQICRECFYAVFEDEIHRVIVGNNLFKPGERIAIGASGGKDSTVLAYVMSELNCRHGYGLDLFLLSVDEGITGYRDDSLETVKRNEVQYGLPLKVVSYKELYGWTMDEIVKLIGLKNNCTFCGVFRRQALDRGAALLNVDKLVTGHNADDIAETVLLNILRGDIARLSRCTSIITGEDGPIPRCKPFKYTYEKEIVMYAYFKRLDYFSTECIYSPNAYRGFAREFIKDLERIRPRAILDIIKSGEDFRISTSTKMPEQGNCEKCGYISSQKWCKACVLLDGLNRGLPKMGIGRTRGLDNECNKDTRQNNGTKSLQSKQCGTLDF; encoded by the exons ATGGCGGCGGAGGTGACCTTGGAGACAAAGCCTAAGGGTGGTCGATTCTGCAGCATCTGCACCACCAGACGCGCAGCCCTCAAGCGCCCGAAAACCCTCGAACAA ATATGCAGGGAATGTTTTTATGCTGTgtttgaagatgaaattcacAGAGTGATCGTAGGTAACAATCTTTTCAAACCCGGTGAACGCATCGCTATTGGAGCTTCTGGTGGAAAAG ATTCTACCGTCCTTGCATATGTGATGTCGGAATTAAATTGTCGGCATGGATATGGGCTGGATCTTTTCCTCCTTTCTGTCGATGAAGGTATCACTGGTTACAGAGATGACTCACTTGAAACTGTCAAAAGAAATGAAGTTCAG taTGGACTTCCTCTAAAAGTTGTTTCTTATAAAGAATTGTACGGGTGGACAATGGATGAGATTGTAAAGCTGATAGGTTTGAAGAACAACTGCACGTTCTGCGGCGTTTTTCGTCGTCAG GCCCTTGATCGTGGTGCTGCGCTGTTGAATGTGGACAAGCTGGTTACTGGGCACAATGCTGATGACATTGCTGAAACAGTTCTATTAAACATATTACGAGGGGACATTGCTAG GTTGAGTAGATGCACGTCAATAATCACAGGAGAAGATGGACCTATTCCAAGATGCAAGCCTTTTAAGTACACCTACGAGAAGGAAATTGTGAT GTATGCATATTTCAAAAGGCTGGATTACTTCTCAACAGAAT GTATTTACTCCCCGAATGCATACCGTGGATTTGCTCGGGAGTTTATAAAAGATTTGGAAAGGATAAG ACCAAGAGCTATTCTTGACATCATCAAGTCGGGTGAGGATTTTAGGATCTCTACTTCTACAAAAATGCCAGAACAGGGAAACTGTGAAAAATGTGGTTACATTTCCAGCCAG AAATGGTGTAAAGCTTGTGTATTGCTAGATGGGCTGAATCGTGGTTTGCCAAAGATGGGTATTGGGCGTACAAGAGGCCTTGATAATGAATGTAACAAGGACACAAGGCAAAATAATGGAACAAAGAGCCTGCAGAGCAAACAATGTGGAACACTGGACTTCTAA
- the LOC140968823 gene encoding cytoplasmic tRNA 2-thiolation protein 1 isoform X2, with translation MSELNCRHGYGLDLFLLSVDEGITGYRDDSLETVKRNEVQYGLPLKVVSYKELYGWTMDEIVKLIGLKNNCTFCGVFRRQALDRGAALLNVDKLVTGHNADDIAETVLLNILRGDIARLSRCTSIITGEDGPIPRCKPFKYTYEKEIVMYAYFKRLDYFSTECIYSPNAYRGFAREFIKDLERIRPRAILDIIKSGEDFRISTSTKMPEQGNCEKCGYISSQKWCKACVLLDGLNRGLPKMGIGRTRGLDNECNKDTRQNNGTKSLQSKQCGTLDF, from the exons ATGTCGGAATTAAATTGTCGGCATGGATATGGGCTGGATCTTTTCCTCCTTTCTGTCGATGAAGGTATCACTGGTTACAGAGATGACTCACTTGAAACTGTCAAAAGAAATGAAGTTCAG taTGGACTTCCTCTAAAAGTTGTTTCTTATAAAGAATTGTACGGGTGGACAATGGATGAGATTGTAAAGCTGATAGGTTTGAAGAACAACTGCACGTTCTGCGGCGTTTTTCGTCGTCAG GCCCTTGATCGTGGTGCTGCGCTGTTGAATGTGGACAAGCTGGTTACTGGGCACAATGCTGATGACATTGCTGAAACAGTTCTATTAAACATATTACGAGGGGACATTGCTAG GTTGAGTAGATGCACGTCAATAATCACAGGAGAAGATGGACCTATTCCAAGATGCAAGCCTTTTAAGTACACCTACGAGAAGGAAATTGTGAT GTATGCATATTTCAAAAGGCTGGATTACTTCTCAACAGAAT GTATTTACTCCCCGAATGCATACCGTGGATTTGCTCGGGAGTTTATAAAAGATTTGGAAAGGATAAG ACCAAGAGCTATTCTTGACATCATCAAGTCGGGTGAGGATTTTAGGATCTCTACTTCTACAAAAATGCCAGAACAGGGAAACTGTGAAAAATGTGGTTACATTTCCAGCCAG AAATGGTGTAAAGCTTGTGTATTGCTAGATGGGCTGAATCGTGGTTTGCCAAAGATGGGTATTGGGCGTACAAGAGGCCTTGATAATGAATGTAACAAGGACACAAGGCAAAATAATGGAACAAAGAGCCTGCAGAGCAAACAATGTGGAACACTGGACTTCTAA
- the LOC140968773 gene encoding uncharacterized protein, with the protein MSNHDFDFDFDFEALRDLHNSVNDLLHSPATKLEIINHGSEKRAYEVSEASLKKADSCGAAKDLLLLAKDHLQHLQFAFRRVSATTESDNAGNQFAPYRLPRKKLKKAILKRIHSIKGDDPNLALVVNLLNEVLVTILSFVKSLTSLISTPNLQEGKSTRMEMFKLKLTRVDSLIIWGKYDAAAIQSVLKRLEAVEVVVEDLEGELEQMFRRLIRTRASLLNIITS; encoded by the coding sequence ATGTCGAATCacgattttgattttgattttgattttgaagcactgagAGATTTACACAATTCGGTGAACGATCTGCTGCATTCTCCGGCGACCAAGCTAGAAATAATCAACCATGGGAGCGAGAAACGGGCGTACGAGGTTTCCGAGGCGTCGCTGAAAAAGGCGGACTCGTGCGGCGCCGCGAAGGATCTCCTCCTCTTGGCCAAGGACCACCTGCAGCACCTGCAATTCGCATTCCGCCGTGTATCCGCCACCACCGAATCGGATAACGCGGGGAATCAGTTCGCGCCGTATCGCCTCCCTAGGAAGAAGCTGAAGAAGGCGATCTTAAAGCGGATTCACTCGATCAAAGGGGACGATCCGAACCTGGCCTTGGTCGTGAATCTGCTGAATGAAGTGCTGGTCACCATTTTGTCCTTTGTGAAATCACTGACCTCGTTGATTTCCACGCCGAACCTGCAGGAGGGGAAATCAACACGTATGGAGATGTTCAAGCTGAAACTGACGAGGGTTGACAGTTTGATAATTTGGGGAAAGTACGACGCGGCGGCGATCCAATCGGTGTTGAAAAGGCTGGAGGCAGTGGAAGTGGTGGTTGAAGATTTGGAAGGAGAGTTAGAGCAGATGTTTAGGCGGTTGATTAGAACAAGAGCTTCGCTTCTCAACATCATCACCAGCTAG
- the LOC140968709 gene encoding thioredoxin-like protein CDSP32, chloroplastic produces MAAVANFLAKPPQNVTSLPKLAPLYTKFLGYNLPVSWNLKRLLHNTEAARPNLLPRATATPGVKKAKSDERVKQVHSTEEFDDALRAAKNRLVVVEYAASHSVNSSKIYPFMVDLSRNCSDVDFLLVMGDESEETRQLCVREKIEQVPHFSFYKSMEKIHEEEGIGPDQLVGDVLYYGDNHSAVVQLHSGEDVQKLIEYHKIDGKLLVLDVGLKHCGPCVKVYPTVIKLSKSMADTVVFARMNGDENESCMQFLRDMNVVEVPTFLFIRDGEISGRYVGSGKGELIGEILRYQGVRVTY; encoded by the coding sequence ATGGCTGCTGTTGCTAATTTCTTAGCTAAACCACCTCAGAACGTTACCTCTCTACCAAAACTCGCTCCTCTTTACACCAAATTTTTGGGCTACAATCTCCCAGTTTCATGGAATCTTAAACGACTACTGCACAATACAGAAGCAGCCCGCCCGAATCTCCTTCCACGGGCCACGGCAACGCCTGGGGTGAAGAAAGCCAAAAGCGACGAACGAGTGAAACAAGTCCACAGCACCGAGGAATTCGACGACGCCCTACGCGCGGCGAAGAATCGTCTGGTGGTGGTTGAATACGCCGCAAGTCACAGCGTGAACAGCAGCAAGATCTACCCCTTCATGGTAGACCTGAGCCGTAACTGCAGCGACGTCGACTTTCTGCTCGTCATGGGCGACGAATCGGAAGAAACCCGCCAACTCTGCGTCCGCGAGAAGATCGAGCAAGTACCTCACTTCAGCTTCTACAAAAGCATGGAGAAAATCCATGAGGAGGAAGGAATCGGCCCCGATCAGCTCGTCGGAGACGTTTTGTACTACGGCGACAACCACTCCGCCGTGGTGCAGCTCCACTCCGGCGAAGACGTGCAGAAATTGATCGAATATCATAAAATCGACGGCAAGCTGCTCGTTTTGGACGTGGGATTGAAGCACTGCGGGCCGTGCGTGAAGGTTTACCCCACGGTGATCAAACTTTCGAAATCAATGGCGGATACGGTGGTTTTTGCTCGGATGAATGGGGATGAAAACGAGAGCTGCATGCAGTTCTTGAGAGATATGAATGTTGTGGAGGTGCCAACTTTTTTGTTCATTAGGGACGGTGAGATCAGCGGGCGGTATGTTGGGTCAGGCAAAGGGGAGCTTATTGGGGAGATTCTTAGATACCAAGGAGTTCGGGTCACttattaa
- the LOC140968711 gene encoding uncharacterized protein, with product MSMDTSTRVQPQEQAPKPKRPKMSATTSDDEDNYENTAAFAAGDGENLTKTPRFKRRKIAIFFAYCGVGYQGMQKNPGAKTIEGELEEALYHSGAVPETDRGQHKRFDFARSARTDKGVSAVGQVVSGRFYIDPPGFVERLNSHLSTQIRIFGYKRTTPSFSAKKFCDKRRYVYLIPVFALDPSCHRDRESVLASLGSANELVKCLECSERGRKVAGLMGKRNSEFKYVSEDAAVGSGTSSNNACALSEQDVAASSVNDVNDLDNLNANGVTNLENKSKFCYGEEVKERFNRILMNYEGTHNFHNFTSRIKAEDPSAKRYIMSFTANTTLNVDGIEFVKCEVVGQSFMLHQIRKMIGLAVAIMRNLTPESVLETVFEQKVYINAPMAPEVGLYLDECFFTSYNKKWKDSHEEVSLKGYSEEAEDFKMTYIYPHIASTEHRDGVVALWLHSLNYRNFPDLHAGDNTSISGDGTGNHKNTDLKHGEVVSLT from the exons ATGAGTATGGATACTTCTACCCGAGTTCAACCACAAGAACAAGCACCAAAGCCCAAACGTCCAAAAATGTCAGCCACCACCTCCGATGACGAGGATAATTACGAGAATACCGCCGCCTTTGCCGCTGGCGATGGTGAAAATCTTACGAAAACACCGAGGTTCAAGCGGCGAAAAATCGCGATATTTTTTGCTTACTGCGGAGTGGGATACCAGGGGATGCAGAAAAATCCCGGAGCGAAGACCATAGAAGGCGAGCTCGAGGAAGCTCTGTACCATTCCGGTGCTGTTCCCGAAACTGACCGGGGTCAGCACAAGCGGTTCGACTTTGCCAGGTCCGCCAGAACAGATAAGGGCGTCAGTGCAGTTGGTCAAGTAGTGTCTGGTCGATTCTATATCGATCCGCCCGGATTCGTCGAGAGATTGAACTCGCACCTGTCCACCCAGATTCGGATTTTTGGTTACAAACGCACCACGCCATCCTTTAGTGCTAAAAAGTTTTGCGATAAGCGCCGGTATGTTTACCTGATCCCTGTTTTTGCGCTCGATCCATCTTGTCATCGCGATAGAGAGAGTGTCCTTGCTAGCTTAGGGTCTGCGAATGAGCTCGTTAAGTGTCTGGAGTGTTCGGAAAGAGGGCGGAAGGTCGCTGGGTTGATGGGAAAGCGGAATTCAGAGTTCAAATACGTATCTGAAGATGCCGCAGTTGGTTCAGGCACTTCGTCGAACAATGCATGTGCTTTATCAGAACAGGATGTTGCCGCGAGTTCTGTTAATGATGTCAATGACCTCGATAATTTGAATGCTAATGGCGTTACGAATTTAGAGAACAAGAGCAAGTTTTGTTATGGAGAGGAGGTGAAGGAGAGGTTTAATAGAATACTCATGAATTACGAGGGAACACACAACTTCCATAACTTCACTTCAAGAATCAAAGCAGAGGACCCATCCGCCAAACGATACATTATGTCGTTCACAGCAAATACCACATTGAATGTTGATGGAATTGAATTTGTGAAATGTGAGGTTGTAGGGCAGAGCTTCATGCTTCATCAAATACGCAAAATGATCGGTCTCGCAGTTGCGATCATGAGGAACTTAACCCCAGAGTCGGTATTAGAAACCGTTTTTGAACA GAAAGTTTACATAAATGCGCCCATGGCTCCTGAGGTTGGATTGTATCTGGACGAATGCTTCTTCACGTCTTATAATAAGAAATGGAAAGATAGTCACGAAGAGGTGTCATTGAAGGGCTATTCAGAGGAAGCTGAGGACTTCAAAATGACGTATATTTATCCACATATCGCGTCAACAGAGCACAGGGATGGAGTTGTAGCCCTCTGGCTGCATTCTTTGAACTACCGCAACTTTCCTGACTTACATGCTGGAGATAATACTTCAATCTCTGGAGATGGTACGGGAAATCATAAAAACACAGATTTGAAACATGGGGAAGTTGTCAGTTTAACATAA
- the LOC140968771 gene encoding L-ascorbate oxidase homolog, whose translation MVLKLTALYSLLCVFIVVSADDPYRFFTWNVTYGIIYPLNIPQQGILINGQFPGPEIYSVTNDNIIVNVFNSLDEPFLIHWNGIQNRRNSYEDGVYGTTCPIPPGKNFTYILQMKDQIGSFFYFPSLAFHKAAGGFGGIRILSRPLIPVPFPNPADDYSLLIGDWYATNHTDLKAKLDGGNKLPFPDGILINGRGPNATSFNVQSGSTYRLRICNVGLQNSLNFRIQGHKMKVVEVEGTHTLQISYSSLDIHVGQCMSVLLTADQPPQAYYVVVSSRFTTPVLVTTGFLRYAGSNSPAPGPLPGGPTTEIDWSLNQARSIRTNLTASGPRPNPQGSYHYGMINTTRTIRLASSAAQVNGKQRYAINSVSFVPADTPLKIADYYKIDGVFRVGSISDAPTGGGMYLDTSVMGADYRAFIEIIFENSEDILQSYHLNGYAFWVVGMDGGQWTSASRDQYNLRDAVSRCTVQVYPSSWTAIYLPLDNVGMWNLRSEFWARQYLGQQFYLRVYTTSTSLRDEYPIPKNALLCGRASGRRTRPL comes from the exons atggtGCTCAAATTAACAGCGCTGTATTCTCTGCTATGTGTTTTCATTGTGGTTTCAGCAGATGATCCCTACAGATTCTTCACGTGGAATGTGACTTATGGCATCATTTATCCTCTCAACATCCCCCAACAG ggTATTTTGATCAATGGGCAGTTTCCAGGTCCTGAGATTTACTCTGTCACCAATGATAACATCATTGTTAATGTGTTCAATAGCTTGGATGAGCCTTTTCTCATTCACTG GAATGGGATACAGAACAGGAGGAATTCGTATGAAGATGGGGTGTATGGGACTACATGTCCGATCCCGCCAGGAAAGAACTTCACGTATATCCTTCAGATGAAGGATCAAATCGggagtttcttctatttccCATCTTTGGCCTTCCACAAAGCCGCTGGTGGTTTCGGTGGCATAAGGATTCTGAGCAGGCCCTTAATCCCCGTCCCTTTCCCGAATCCCGCCGACGATTATTCCCTCTTGATCGGGGATTGGTACGCCACTAATCACACT GATTTGAAGGCAAAACTAGATGGAGGCAACAAGTTGCCGTTCCCTGATGGAATTCTTATCAACGGACGCGGGCCGAATGCCACCTCTTTCAATGTTCAATCAG GGAGTACGTACCGGCTAAGGATATGCAATGTTGGATTGCAAAACTCGCTCAACTTCCGAATCCAAGGCCACAAGATGAAAGTGGTTGAAGTGGAAGGCACACATACGTTGCAGATCAGCTATTCGTCCCTCGACATTCACGTCGGACAATGCATGTCCGTTCTTCTAACAGCCGATCAACCCCCTCAAGCCTATTACGTTGTGGTGTCCAGCCGTTTCACCACACCTGTGCTAGTCACCACTGGTTTTCTTCGATATGCTGGCTCAAACAGTCCTGCCCCCGGACCGCTGCCAGGTGGACCAACGACTGAGATTGATTGGTCTCTCAACCAGGCTCGTTCTATCAG GACTAACCTCACAGCAAGTGGACCGAGACCAAATCCGCAAGGTTCATATCACTATGGCATGATAAACACCACAAGGACCATTAGGCTTGCAAGTTCTGCGGCCCAAGTCAATGGAAAACAAAGATATGCAATCAACAGCGTATCCTTTGTGCCGGCTGACACCCCTTTGAAGATTGCTGACTACTACAAAATCGATGGCGTTTTCCGTGTTGGAAGTATCTCTGATGCTCCCACAGGCGGAGGAATGTATCTTGACACATCGGTGATGGGGGCCGATTACAGGGCATTTATTgagattatttttgaaaacagcGAAGATATCTTGCAGAGCTATCACTTAAATGGCTACGCCTTCTGGGTAGTAGG GATGGATGGAGGGCAATGGACCTCAGCAAGTAGAGATCAGTACAATCTCCGGGATGCTGTTTCTAGATGCACAGttcag GTGTATCCCAGTTCTTGGACCGCCATTTACCTTCCATTAGACAACGTAGGAATGTGGAACTTGAGATCAGAGTTTTGGGCGAGACAGTATTTAGGACAACAATTTTATCTAAGAGTCTACACCACATCAACTTCGCTTAGGGACGAGTATCCAATCCCAAAGAACGCCCTTCTTTGCGGACGGGCCAGCGGCAGACGCACCCGCCCCCTTTAA
- the LOC140968823 gene encoding cytoplasmic tRNA 2-thiolation protein 1 isoform X3, with protein MDMGWIFSSFLSMKYGLPLKVVSYKELYGWTMDEIVKLIGLKNNCTFCGVFRRQALDRGAALLNVDKLVTGHNADDIAETVLLNILRGDIARLSRCTSIITGEDGPIPRCKPFKYTYEKEIVMYAYFKRLDYFSTECIYSPNAYRGFAREFIKDLERIRPRAILDIIKSGEDFRISTSTKMPEQGNCEKCGYISSQKWCKACVLLDGLNRGLPKMGIGRTRGLDNECNKDTRQNNGTKSLQSKQCGTLDF; from the exons ATGGATATGGGCTGGATCTTTTCCTCCTTTCTGTCGATGAAG taTGGACTTCCTCTAAAAGTTGTTTCTTATAAAGAATTGTACGGGTGGACAATGGATGAGATTGTAAAGCTGATAGGTTTGAAGAACAACTGCACGTTCTGCGGCGTTTTTCGTCGTCAG GCCCTTGATCGTGGTGCTGCGCTGTTGAATGTGGACAAGCTGGTTACTGGGCACAATGCTGATGACATTGCTGAAACAGTTCTATTAAACATATTACGAGGGGACATTGCTAG GTTGAGTAGATGCACGTCAATAATCACAGGAGAAGATGGACCTATTCCAAGATGCAAGCCTTTTAAGTACACCTACGAGAAGGAAATTGTGAT GTATGCATATTTCAAAAGGCTGGATTACTTCTCAACAGAAT GTATTTACTCCCCGAATGCATACCGTGGATTTGCTCGGGAGTTTATAAAAGATTTGGAAAGGATAAG ACCAAGAGCTATTCTTGACATCATCAAGTCGGGTGAGGATTTTAGGATCTCTACTTCTACAAAAATGCCAGAACAGGGAAACTGTGAAAAATGTGGTTACATTTCCAGCCAG AAATGGTGTAAAGCTTGTGTATTGCTAGATGGGCTGAATCGTGGTTTGCCAAAGATGGGTATTGGGCGTACAAGAGGCCTTGATAATGAATGTAACAAGGACACAAGGCAAAATAATGGAACAAAGAGCCTGCAGAGCAAACAATGTGGAACACTGGACTTCTAA
- the LOC140968710 gene encoding uncharacterized protein yields MFDQQKTTQKPNGALLKPSNLRTQGPSSPELSDASTEGRINRMAYIRPTPDATEDELKHLRDAVHALPLQPVEDLLSNGACPRCILRIFGLHDQICSSPSVSTPVLSALLNELSDNYTNGEKISSSDPETIQGSEEDINFCVICLGILQFLHLDKSGKLTRKSSAIDFAAAIADVVKMEGHQIHNFNLEVSIPPTVIENEKAVWLYIEKKFSSEPWFTQKSQFERTATKDFLKLSLSSLLETLLDAKARLSDFRIRLTYTLPDESAKSQHLSEGNGCIKRRKTGDGDFQKKHAGVLEVEGQKFSENSSNNLEDRGFGFLKFPVEMINRCCSLVFQGYRTPTFIGGRYIKYSRNVSQSRWIIDDERRGEASVEEIVGCNILPICHGDSYKFHAAGREDMDVRMLGTGRPFLVEIQNARQFPTDILVKDMENKINSLESKLVRVKNLKVFGSQGWELMREGEAEKQKQYAALVWISRPLTCDDDLTLSSLKDTPIQQRTPIRVLHRRSPLEREKVIHWMKIERIAGHSQYFLLHLCTQAGTYIKEFVHGDLGRTHPSVGSMLGCRAEILRLDVTDVKMDCFQL; encoded by the exons ATGTTTGACCAACAAAAGACAACTCAAAAGCCAAACGGGGCTTTGTTAAAGCCATCCAACTTAAGAACTCAGGGGCCTTCTTCACCGGAACTCAGTGACGCCTCTACTGAAGGCCGAATCAATCGAATGGCGTATATTAGGCCCACTCCGGATGCTACCGAGGATGAACTGAAACACCTCCGGGACGCCGTTCATGCGCTGCCGCTTCAACCAGTCGAAGATTTGCTGTCTAACGGC GCATGCCCGCGATGCATCCTACGGATATTTGGTCTTCATGACCAAATTTGTTCAAGCCCTTCGGTATCCACACCAGTTCTGAGCGCACTTCTTAATGAGTTATCAGATAATTATACCAACGGGGAAAAAATCAGTAGCAGTGATCCGGAAACTATTCAAGGGTCAGAGGAGGACATTAACTTTTGTGTGATATGTTTAGGCATCTTGCAGTTTCTACATCTCGATAAAAGTGGAAAATTGACCAGAAAAAGTAGCGCCATTGATTTTGCTGCAGCAATAGCCGATGTTGTAAAGATGGAGGGCCACCAAATTCACAACTTCAATCTTGAAGTCTCAATTCCGCCAACTGTCATTGAAAATGAAAAAGCAGTTTG GTTGTACATCGAAAAGAAGTTCAGCTCTGAACCTTGGTTCACCCAAAAGTCTCAGTTTGAACGTACTGCCACTAAAGATTTTCTGAAATTGTCCTTATCAAGTCTTCTGGAAACATTGTTG GATGCAAAAGCTCGTTTAAGTGATTTTCGAATACGCTTGACATACACGTTACCCGACGAATCAGCGAAGAGCCAGCATTTAAGTGAAGGGAATGGATGCATTAAGAGAAGGAAAACAG GTGACGGTGATTTCCAGAAGAAGCATGCTGGTGTGCTCGAGGTTGAAGGACAGAAATTCTCAGAAAATTCTTCCAATAATTTGGAAGATCGTGGGTTTGGTTTCTTGAAATTCCCTGTCGAGATG ATCAATCGATGCTGCTCGTTGGTTTTTCAAGGCTACAGGACTCCCACCTTCATCGGTGGGAGATATATTAAG TATTCGAGAAATGTTAGCCAGTCTCGCTGGATTATTGATGATGAGAGAAGGGGTGAAGCATCAGTTGAG GAAATAGTTGGCTGCAATATCCTTCCCATTTGCCACGGTGACAGCTATAAGTTTCACGCTGCTGGCAGGGAAGATATGGAT GTCCGGATGTTGGGCACCGGGCGGCCTTTTCTGGTTGAGATCCAAAATGCACGCCAATTCCCTACTGACATCTTGGTAAAAGATatggaaaacaaaataaatagcCTGGAAAGCAAACTT GTACGGGTCAAAAATCTCAAGGTTTTTGGTAGTCAGGGTTGGGAGCTGATGCGTGAAGGAGAAGCAGAAAAACAG AAGCAGTATGCTGCACTTGTGTGGATTTCTCGTCCTCTCACCTGCGATGATGATTTGACGCTTTCATCTCTCAAAGACACG CCAATTCAGCAGAGAACACCAATAAGGGTTCTTCATCGTCGAAGTCCATTAGAGCGTGAAAAGGTCATACATTG GATGAAAATTGAGAGGATAGCTGGACATTCTCAATATTTCCTATTGCATCTATGCACACAG GCTGGGACATACATCAAGGAATTTGTTCATGGAGACCTAGGACGGACACACCCTAG TGTTGGTTCTATGCTAGGATGCAGAGCAGAAATATTGCGACTTGATGTGACCGACGTGAAAATGGATTGCTTCCAGTTATAA